One window from the genome of Phycisphaerales bacterium encodes:
- a CDS encoding restriction endonuclease has translation MPKQSQSFPLLDILRDGPAWLGPVLAVKAFAIVGIVLPIVLQMALPAQQSFMRIALPGAVFLAIAIMAVWLFARAQRLGEKRTLNRVRNIEDVRALGWRRFEALLAEAFRREGYAVRRKDGGGPDGGVDVRLSRDGKATLVQCKHWKGKAGAPIVRELLGVVAAERAHAGIVVASGGFTKEAIGFADQATRQGQPLRLIDGDELLRMIKAVQPSQPEAERDVASQPPACPTCGAAMQRRLARRGANAGSEFWGCTRYPACKGTRDIA, from the coding sequence ATGCCCAAGCAATCCCAGAGCTTCCCCCTCCTCGACATCCTGCGCGACGGCCCCGCGTGGCTGGGGCCGGTGCTTGCCGTCAAGGCGTTCGCGATCGTGGGCATTGTACTGCCGATCGTGCTGCAGATGGCCCTGCCGGCGCAGCAGAGCTTCATGCGAATCGCGCTGCCGGGCGCGGTCTTCCTCGCGATCGCGATCATGGCCGTGTGGCTCTTCGCGCGTGCGCAGCGGCTCGGAGAGAAGCGCACGCTGAACCGTGTGCGCAACATCGAGGACGTGCGAGCCCTCGGCTGGCGACGCTTCGAGGCCCTGCTGGCCGAGGCATTCAGGCGCGAGGGCTACGCCGTGCGGCGCAAGGACGGCGGCGGCCCCGATGGCGGCGTCGACGTTCGCTTGTCACGCGACGGCAAGGCAACGCTCGTGCAGTGCAAGCACTGGAAGGGCAAGGCGGGCGCGCCCATCGTGCGCGAGCTGCTGGGCGTCGTCGCGGCCGAGCGGGCCCACGCGGGCATCGTCGTCGCCTCGGGCGGATTCACGAAGGAGGCCATCGGCTTTGCCGATCAAGCGACGCGGCAGGGCCAGCCGCTGCGGCTCATCGATGGCGACGAGCTGCTGCGCATGATCAAGGCGGTGCAGCCGTCGCAACCGGAAGCCGAGCGTGATGTCGCGTCGCAGCCGCCGGCCTGCCCAACGTGCGGCGCGGCGATGCAACGCCGGCTCGCGCGCCGCGGGGCCAACGCGGGCAGCGAGTTCTGGGGCTGCACGCGCTACCCGGCCTGCAAGGGCACACGCGACATCGCGTAG
- a CDS encoding efflux transporter outer membrane subunit — translation MSRHASVVFGLSAAIVTSGCVVGPDYEQPEPAELLPESWADAEVSEPEADLGEWWLRFEDEELTSLIEQSLASSLTLAEARERLVTARARRGIANAERLPTLDAQGSYTRTESGDEAPSFGSSQAIQDGDLYSLGAVAGWELDLWGRVSRLVEAADAEIEFATEDLRASRVALVAEVAREVIAVRAIDRDLAIVRSTIETDRDALDIAIARSAAGFADELDVARARRDLESNQALIPGLESDRRAAEFRVAVLLGVPAGSVTIAERGLPEGVVVPSRGVPADLLMRRPDLRRAERELAAATARIGAAEAERFPRVTLLGSITLQGPDASDAVNPEAYVLQAGPTISLPLFQGGRIDARVQQAESEQRQALIRLRAAALGALAEVETAGVRRARAEARAERFRQAEVAARDAETLSQDRFSAGRVDFLDVTEARRARLAIERSVVRARRDALLGLIDLYASLGGGWDAPALDGVASTTDPDA, via the coding sequence ATGAGCCGGCACGCGTCGGTCGTGTTCGGGCTCTCGGCTGCGATCGTGACTTCGGGCTGCGTGGTCGGTCCGGACTACGAACAACCCGAGCCGGCGGAGTTGCTTCCCGAGTCGTGGGCGGATGCCGAAGTGAGCGAGCCCGAAGCCGACTTGGGTGAATGGTGGTTGCGATTCGAGGACGAGGAGCTCACGTCCCTGATCGAGCAATCGCTCGCCTCCAGCCTCACGCTCGCCGAGGCCCGAGAGCGCCTCGTCACCGCGCGCGCCCGCCGCGGCATCGCCAATGCCGAGCGCCTCCCGACGCTCGATGCCCAGGGCTCGTACACCCGTACCGAGTCGGGCGACGAGGCTCCGAGCTTCGGCTCTTCGCAGGCGATCCAGGATGGAGACCTGTACTCGCTCGGCGCCGTCGCTGGATGGGAGCTCGACCTGTGGGGCCGCGTGTCCCGGTTGGTCGAGGCCGCCGACGCCGAGATCGAGTTCGCCACCGAAGACCTGCGGGCCAGCCGCGTGGCGCTGGTGGCCGAGGTCGCGCGCGAGGTCATCGCCGTCCGCGCCATCGATCGCGATCTCGCGATCGTGCGGTCAACGATCGAGACCGACCGCGACGCGCTCGACATCGCCATCGCGCGATCGGCCGCCGGCTTTGCCGACGAGCTCGACGTGGCCCGGGCTCGGCGGGACCTCGAGTCGAACCAGGCGTTGATCCCGGGGCTGGAGTCCGACCGACGCGCGGCCGAGTTCCGCGTGGCCGTGCTGCTGGGTGTGCCGGCGGGCTCCGTTACGATCGCGGAGCGCGGCTTGCCCGAGGGCGTAGTCGTGCCGAGCCGCGGTGTGCCGGCCGACCTGCTCATGCGTCGTCCGGATCTCCGGCGGGCCGAGCGCGAGCTCGCCGCCGCGACGGCGCGCATCGGCGCGGCCGAGGCCGAACGCTTCCCACGCGTCACGCTGCTTGGCTCCATCACGCTCCAGGGACCGGATGCGAGCGACGCGGTCAACCCCGAGGCGTACGTGCTGCAGGCCGGGCCGACGATCTCGCTGCCGCTCTTCCAGGGCGGCCGCATCGACGCCCGCGTGCAGCAGGCCGAGAGCGAGCAGCGGCAAGCATTGATCCGGCTGCGGGCCGCCGCGCTCGGGGCGCTCGCCGAGGTCGAGACCGCCGGCGTCCGCCGCGCCCGGGCCGAGGCTCGGGCGGAGCGCTTCCGCCAGGCCGAGGTCGCCGCCCGGGACGCCGAGACGCTCTCGCAGGACCGCTTCTCGGCCGGCCGCGTCGACTTCCTGGACGTCACCGAGGCCCGCCGCGCGCGGCTTGCCATCGAGCGGAGCGTGGTGCGCGCCCGGCGCGATGCGTTGCTCGGGCTGATCGACCTCTACGCCTCGCTCGGCGGTGGGTGGGACGCCCCGGCCCTCGACGGCGTCGCGTCGACCACGGATCCCGACGCGTAG
- a CDS encoding FtsX-like permease family protein: protein MLRTALRMLLGDSTKCLGLVFGVALSTLLVCQQVSIFFGLLGRASSVVRDVREADVWVMDPSVKTVDAPFPLRDTALQRVRGVEGVAWAVPFFRANVQVRTREGTLENAIILGIDDASLVGVPDAFLFGSIEDLTMPDSIAVNPAGFRLLFPGQELDVGRVIELNDQRARIAAIVDASPAFSANLTIYTRYSLATQYTNNGRNQLSFVLAKAADPEQREAVAAAIAEQTGLKAVTSDQFRLESIIYILKNTGIPVSFGTVVFLGVLIGIAIVGLTFNQFISENLRQYAALKAIGVRNGRLLLMTLFQAAFVGAIGYGLGLFAASQFFNWPSKNVDALRGFYLLPEVAIGVAVMATVIVFSSTILSMRRVLVVDPATVFRG, encoded by the coding sequence ATGCTCCGAACGGCGCTACGCATGCTGCTGGGAGACTCCACCAAGTGCCTTGGCTTGGTGTTCGGCGTGGCTCTAAGCACGCTGCTCGTGTGCCAGCAGGTCTCGATCTTCTTCGGGTTGCTCGGCAGAGCTTCGAGCGTCGTACGAGACGTCCGCGAAGCCGACGTCTGGGTGATGGACCCGAGCGTCAAGACGGTCGACGCGCCATTCCCGCTGCGTGATACCGCCCTCCAGCGTGTCCGCGGCGTGGAAGGCGTTGCCTGGGCGGTTCCGTTCTTTCGCGCCAACGTGCAGGTCCGCACGCGCGAGGGCACGCTCGAGAATGCCATCATCTTGGGTATCGACGACGCATCGCTCGTGGGCGTCCCCGATGCGTTCCTGTTCGGCTCCATCGAAGACCTGACGATGCCGGACAGCATCGCGGTCAATCCTGCAGGCTTCCGGTTGCTCTTTCCCGGGCAAGAACTGGACGTCGGCAGGGTCATCGAACTGAACGACCAAAGGGCTCGGATTGCGGCGATCGTCGACGCTTCGCCGGCATTCAGCGCGAATCTCACGATCTACACCCGCTACAGCCTGGCCACCCAGTACACCAACAACGGACGCAACCAGCTCAGCTTCGTGCTGGCCAAGGCCGCCGATCCGGAGCAGCGAGAAGCCGTGGCCGCGGCCATCGCCGAGCAGACGGGCCTGAAGGCAGTCACGAGCGATCAGTTCCGGCTCGAGTCGATCATCTACATCCTCAAGAACACGGGCATCCCTGTGAGTTTCGGGACCGTCGTGTTCCTGGGCGTGCTCATCGGGATTGCGATCGTCGGGCTGACGTTCAACCAGTTCATCTCGGAGAATCTCCGGCAGTACGCGGCGCTCAAGGCCATCGGAGTTCGCAACGGACGGCTTCTGCTCATGACGCTGTTCCAGGCCGCGTTCGTTGGCGCCATCGGCTATGGGCTCGGCCTGTTCGCCGCCTCGCAGTTCTTCAACTGGCCGTCCAAGAACGTGGACGCCCTGCGTGGGTTCTACTTGCTGCCAGAGGTCGCCATTGGCGTTGCCGTGATGGCAACCGTGATCGTCTTCAGCTCCACCATCCTCAGCATGCGGCGCGTGCTGGTGGTCGATCCCGCCACGGTCTTCCGAGGATAA
- a CDS encoding TraR/DksA C4-type zinc finger protein, with the protein MAKKKTTPAKPSAAGKAKGGAAAASKSGGPKKTSTKAGKKTTKKVGKKTTKKVAKTTTKKTTKKAPVKNAAVKKTAPKKKAETKKTSKKKTTKKAPAKKTSTKKPSTKKVPSKKTSKKTTTKAAAPPPPPPPPPPPPPASANQKPARPSRPKRPKPPAAVMPEGIGGLLSPGGPARKPLISSSQRVEPDENAKAEKYPTKSPFNKRELQKFRDILLRKRNEVLSEVTGLEGGALTGGGSGNLSKTPQHMADAGSDAADQTLSLDLAAAERNLIKEIDAALKRIEDGVFGLCVATGKPIRKERLQELPWARYSIDAARQLEGKR; encoded by the coding sequence TTGGCCAAGAAGAAAACCACTCCCGCGAAGCCCTCCGCGGCCGGCAAGGCCAAGGGCGGCGCTGCCGCCGCATCGAAGTCGGGCGGGCCCAAGAAGACAAGCACGAAGGCCGGCAAGAAGACCACGAAGAAGGTCGGCAAGAAGACGACCAAGAAGGTCGCCAAGACGACCACCAAGAAGACGACGAAGAAGGCCCCCGTCAAGAACGCCGCCGTGAAGAAGACGGCGCCAAAGAAGAAGGCCGAGACCAAGAAGACGTCGAAGAAGAAGACGACGAAGAAGGCCCCGGCCAAGAAGACTTCCACGAAGAAGCCCTCGACCAAGAAGGTGCCGTCGAAGAAAACGAGCAAGAAGACCACGACGAAGGCGGCCGCCCCGCCGCCTCCACCCCCACCGCCGCCGCCGCCCCCACCGGCGAGCGCCAACCAGAAGCCCGCGCGGCCGAGCCGGCCCAAGCGACCCAAGCCGCCCGCGGCGGTCATGCCCGAGGGCATCGGAGGCCTTCTCAGCCCCGGCGGCCCGGCGCGCAAGCCGCTCATCTCGTCCAGCCAGCGGGTTGAGCCCGACGAGAACGCCAAGGCCGAGAAGTATCCGACCAAGAGCCCGTTCAACAAGCGCGAGCTGCAGAAGTTCCGCGACATCCTGCTTCGCAAGCGCAACGAGGTCTTGAGCGAAGTGACCGGGCTCGAGGGCGGCGCGCTCACGGGCGGGGGCTCGGGCAACCTGAGCAAGACGCCCCAGCACATGGCCGACGCCGGCAGCGACGCCGCCGACCAGACGCTCTCGCTCGACCTGGCGGCCGCCGAGCGGAACCTCATTAAGGAAATCGACGCCGCGCTCAAGCGCATCGAGGACGGCGTCTTCGGCCTGTGCGTGGCGACCGGCAAGCCCATCCGCAAGGAGCGGCTGCAGGAGCTGCCCTGGGCCCGCTACTCGATCGACGCCGCCCGCCAGCTCGAGGGCAAGCGGTAG
- a CDS encoding signal peptidase II: MATPATSKAASKDKDAPTAKPDAGKKSRPGRKAWLVLLVVVVLGTVIDLASKTIAFNTLAPSPVAIDRRDVIDATELQTLIPRHDPTVLVPHVLEFKLVLNPGAVFGIGAGKRVFFIIATTLAIAFALWMFARWTGPRDRWAHAAIGLVISGGLGNLYDRVRFACVRDFLHPLPGVNYPFGIETPWSGREVWPYVSNLADLWLIIGVGVLVVFLWRGPRD; the protein is encoded by the coding sequence GTGGCCACGCCCGCGACATCGAAGGCCGCTTCGAAGGACAAGGATGCGCCGACCGCCAAGCCGGACGCGGGGAAGAAGTCTCGCCCCGGCCGCAAGGCGTGGCTCGTGCTGCTCGTCGTCGTCGTGCTGGGCACGGTCATCGATCTCGCCAGCAAGACCATCGCTTTCAACACGCTCGCGCCGTCGCCGGTCGCCATCGACCGCCGCGACGTCATCGACGCGACCGAGCTGCAGACGCTCATCCCCCGCCACGACCCAACGGTGCTCGTGCCGCACGTGCTCGAGTTCAAGCTGGTCTTGAACCCCGGTGCCGTCTTCGGCATCGGCGCCGGCAAGCGCGTGTTCTTCATCATCGCGACGACGCTGGCGATCGCCTTCGCGCTCTGGATGTTCGCCCGGTGGACCGGCCCGCGCGACCGGTGGGCCCACGCCGCGATCGGCCTGGTCATCTCGGGCGGCCTGGGCAACCTCTACGACCGCGTCCGCTTCGCTTGCGTGCGCGACTTCCTGCATCCCCTGCCCGGCGTCAACTATCCCTTCGGCATCGAGACGCCCTGGAGCGGCCGCGAGGTCTGGCCCTACGTCAGCAACCTTGCCGACCTGTGGCTGATCATCGGCGTGGGCGTGCTGGTCGTGTTCCTGTGGCGGGGGCCGAGGGATTGA
- a CDS encoding ABC transporter ATP-binding protein, translating into MTIATLPHEKSAGPTLAVRCTGIEKSFRAGETRIKVLRGTDFSAEAGKMTFLVGPSGCGKTTLISVIGAILSCEAGELEVLGKDLRAMRGGRLADFRLARLGFIFQQFNLLPALNAEENAALPLVAQGESTSRAEKKARQLLERLGLEDQTRKMPSQLSGGQQQRVAIARALVHEPSLLICDEPTASLDAASGHTVMELLRDVALAGDRSVIVVTHDSRIFEFADRINHMADGRITRTETPEEDSRS; encoded by the coding sequence ATGACCATCGCCACCCTGCCACACGAGAAGTCCGCGGGCCCGACGCTCGCCGTGCGTTGCACTGGCATCGAGAAGTCGTTCCGCGCCGGCGAAACACGCATCAAGGTGCTTCGTGGCACCGACTTCTCGGCCGAGGCGGGCAAGATGACCTTTCTCGTCGGCCCCTCTGGCTGTGGAAAGACGACGCTCATCTCGGTCATCGGCGCCATCCTTTCCTGCGAGGCTGGCGAGCTCGAGGTGCTCGGCAAGGACCTCCGCGCGATGCGCGGTGGACGGCTGGCGGACTTCCGCCTCGCCAGGCTCGGCTTCATCTTCCAGCAGTTCAACTTGCTGCCCGCGCTCAACGCCGAAGAGAATGCCGCGCTCCCGCTCGTCGCCCAGGGCGAGTCGACCTCAAGGGCCGAGAAGAAGGCCCGCCAGTTGCTCGAGCGGCTTGGTCTCGAGGACCAGACGCGGAAGATGCCCTCGCAGCTTTCGGGCGGGCAGCAGCAGCGAGTCGCCATCGCTCGGGCCCTCGTGCATGAGCCAAGCCTGCTCATATGCGACGAGCCGACGGCGTCGCTCGATGCCGCATCGGGTCACACCGTAATGGAACTGCTCCGCGACGTCGCGCTCGCGGGCGACCGATCGGTCATCGTGGTGACGCACGATAGCCGCATCTTCGAGTTTGCCGACCGCATCAACCACATGGCCGACGGCCGCATCACGCGGACCGAAACACCGGAAGAGGATTCGCGATCATGA
- a CDS encoding biotin/lipoyl-binding protein, with protein MSTRSRLLTWGLPLVGLTALVMGTGLVVKNRPITTDEVPPRQPTTAPAASDAGVGTDGKAYIGAIGTSEPPGEALAIAAHTAGVITDVHVDVGDQIRRGDPLFTVDTSRAEAEVALREAEIEVATSDLASLRAAIPPLRASVRSAEASAQSARADLRVAEADLADKQNQLAIAQAVDDPRAISREEVDRRSFAVAQSEARVETARAAIERADASVAAARAELQRFVDADRAGDGPEILAAESRVTQARRAVARARADLALLTVRSPVDGRVLQANARQGEFAPASVPNEGLFVLGREGSMHLRVEIDEVDIPRFSPSARAWASPRGDAEQRVALEFVAIEPLVVPKRNLSGRTSELIDTRVLQVVYALDESFESPGIGQQFDVYVEVEGEGS; from the coding sequence ATGAGTACCCGATCAAGGCTCCTGACGTGGGGGCTGCCGCTCGTCGGTCTCACGGCCCTGGTGATGGGAACCGGGCTGGTGGTGAAGAACCGGCCCATCACGACGGACGAAGTGCCGCCCCGCCAGCCGACGACCGCCCCGGCCGCGTCCGACGCTGGCGTCGGCACGGATGGGAAGGCCTACATCGGAGCCATCGGTACGAGCGAGCCGCCGGGCGAGGCTCTGGCGATCGCGGCGCACACGGCCGGGGTGATCACGGACGTGCACGTCGACGTTGGCGATCAGATCCGCAGGGGCGATCCGTTGTTCACGGTCGACACGAGCCGGGCGGAGGCCGAAGTGGCGCTGCGCGAGGCGGAGATCGAGGTGGCGACCAGCGATCTCGCGTCGCTGCGCGCCGCCATCCCGCCATTGCGTGCGTCGGTGCGGTCGGCCGAGGCGTCGGCGCAATCGGCTCGGGCCGACTTACGGGTGGCCGAGGCCGACCTGGCCGACAAGCAGAACCAGCTCGCCATCGCCCAGGCAGTCGACGATCCGCGTGCGATCTCGCGAGAGGAGGTCGATCGCCGGAGTTTCGCCGTCGCGCAATCCGAGGCTCGCGTCGAGACGGCCCGCGCCGCCATCGAGCGCGCCGACGCGAGCGTCGCTGCAGCACGAGCCGAGCTGCAGCGGTTCGTCGACGCGGACAGGGCGGGAGACGGCCCGGAAATCCTCGCTGCTGAGTCCCGCGTGACCCAGGCTCGCCGGGCAGTAGCGCGGGCTCGTGCGGATCTGGCGTTGCTCACCGTCCGCAGCCCGGTCGATGGCCGCGTGCTGCAGGCCAATGCAAGGCAGGGCGAGTTCGCACCCGCGTCGGTCCCCAACGAGGGGCTGTTCGTCTTGGGTCGCGAGGGCTCGATGCACTTGCGCGTCGAGATCGACGAGGTCGACATCCCTCGCTTCTCGCCGAGCGCTCGCGCATGGGCGTCTCCGCGTGGCGATGCGGAGCAACGAGTTGCGCTCGAGTTCGTGGCCATCGAGCCGCTGGTGGTCCCGAAGCGAAACCTCTCCGGCCGCACGAGCGAGTTGATCGACACGCGCGTGCTCCAGGTCGTCTACGCGCTCGACGAGTCGTTCGAGTCGCCCGGCATCGGCCAGCAGTTCGACGTCTACGTCGAGGTCGAGGGAGAGGGATCATGA
- a CDS encoding Eco57I restriction-modification methylase domain-containing protein — MPAPKEVKDLVARFAEHIDAYKRGNYNETQLRREFLDPFFGALGWDVFNEKGYAGSYKDVVHEAALRTSGTTQAPDYSFRIGGQRKFFVEAKKPSVDVKGERRPAYQLRSYAWTAKLPLSILTDFEEFAVYDCKIKPKPNDTPATARLLYITYDEYDDRWHEIASVFAKSSILRGAFDKYATKTTGKRGTTEPDDDFLKLLESWRAKLAQALARNNSLSTRQLNHAVQLIIDRIVFLRICEDRGVEVAETLRTIAKGKDVYAGLLKHFRAADAKYNSGLFHFDSERGRDDPDTLTPALNVGDSVLKDIIDNLYYPQSPYAFAVLSADLLGHIYERFLGSVISLSKTGKTAKVETKPEVRKAGGVYYTPTYIVDYIVEQTVGRLLEDRTIVMKGRGKARGPVMNKPLRVLDPACGSGSFLLGAYQRLLDWYLDFYVNNDPESWAALPRPPVAAQTDRARSRQRGPTEDTRGTWALTLVERKRILVSHVFGVDIDSQAVEVSKLSLLLKTLEGVSDATLETQWNIFDRHERALPDLSDNIKCGNSLIGSDFYTGRQSGMFDDEEQYRINAFDWHIGFEEVTEDGGFDAVIGNPPYFNVDDTWGKGDPRAAYLKRAYPHVYRDKTDILFYFLARSVALRSATVMFIVSRAFLEAYKADGLRGFLAREADIDHVIDLRDYNVFQGVGITTAIIKLVQSETVPIASFRRLQSSQRSEVRTLALDCMDAFATVDVPQARLGAEPWVFGTSRIQGLLDKLDNAGDPVDRVLLIGKGMETGRNGVFGKLNDHLMASWGVPEELVYTRARNSDIQRYSIHDSGEKLLYLEEVDTFEELPAAVQSHLLSAESQLKKRAAYVRGDCDWWRYTWPLHAEWHKRRKLYCPYLANENRFAPDFDNRFLGLTDTTVLFDNDQGEDLLYILGILNSRVMTFRFRYIGKLKSGGILEYFWNSVSRLPIRRIDVDDATDVAHHNQMVELVQSMLNMNRRLHGDEGTRLTPQERRVLESRLSATDREIELLVHKLYGLTDEETAIVEEAIS, encoded by the coding sequence ATGCCCGCACCCAAGGAAGTCAAGGACCTCGTCGCCCGCTTCGCCGAGCACATCGACGCCTACAAGCGTGGCAACTACAACGAGACGCAGCTCCGCCGCGAGTTCCTAGATCCATTCTTCGGAGCTCTCGGCTGGGACGTCTTTAACGAGAAAGGCTACGCCGGTAGCTACAAGGACGTCGTTCACGAGGCGGCCTTGAGGACGAGCGGGACGACCCAAGCCCCCGATTACTCCTTCCGCATCGGCGGCCAGCGCAAGTTTTTCGTCGAGGCCAAGAAACCATCGGTCGACGTGAAAGGCGAACGGCGGCCAGCGTACCAGCTGCGGAGTTACGCGTGGACGGCCAAGCTCCCGCTCTCGATCCTGACAGACTTCGAGGAGTTCGCGGTCTACGACTGCAAGATTAAGCCGAAGCCGAACGACACCCCCGCCACTGCGCGTCTCCTCTACATTACCTACGACGAGTACGATGACAGGTGGCACGAGATCGCATCTGTGTTTGCCAAGTCGTCGATCCTAAGGGGCGCGTTCGACAAGTATGCTACGAAGACAACCGGCAAGCGAGGCACAACCGAGCCCGACGACGACTTTCTCAAACTTCTGGAGTCATGGCGTGCCAAGCTAGCCCAAGCCCTCGCGCGCAACAACAGCCTTTCCACTCGACAGCTCAACCACGCCGTGCAGCTCATCATTGATCGCATCGTGTTCTTGCGGATCTGCGAAGACCGTGGCGTTGAAGTCGCAGAAACGCTCCGAACCATTGCCAAAGGCAAGGACGTATACGCCGGGCTGCTCAAGCACTTTCGAGCGGCGGACGCCAAATACAACTCGGGGCTCTTTCATTTTGACAGCGAGCGAGGTCGCGACGATCCTGACACGCTCACGCCGGCGCTGAACGTCGGAGACTCGGTGCTCAAGGACATCATCGACAATCTTTACTACCCACAATCTCCGTACGCTTTCGCGGTATTGTCAGCTGACTTACTCGGCCACATCTACGAGCGGTTCCTGGGCAGCGTCATATCGTTGAGCAAAACCGGCAAGACCGCCAAGGTCGAGACAAAGCCTGAAGTCCGCAAGGCCGGAGGTGTCTACTACACACCAACATACATCGTCGACTACATCGTCGAGCAGACCGTGGGTCGACTGCTTGAGGACCGCACGATCGTAATGAAGGGTCGTGGCAAGGCTCGCGGGCCGGTAATGAACAAGCCGCTTCGCGTGCTAGATCCAGCCTGTGGCTCTGGATCCTTCTTGCTAGGTGCTTACCAACGGCTGCTGGACTGGTACTTGGACTTTTACGTCAACAACGACCCAGAGTCCTGGGCGGCTTTACCTCGCCCACCGGTCGCCGCGCAGACAGATCGCGCACGGTCTAGGCAGCGCGGGCCAACGGAAGACACAAGAGGAACCTGGGCGCTTACGCTGGTAGAACGCAAACGCATCCTGGTATCCCATGTGTTTGGCGTTGATATAGATTCCCAAGCAGTTGAGGTCAGCAAGCTCAGTCTTCTGCTGAAGACTCTCGAAGGTGTGAGCGATGCAACCTTGGAAACCCAATGGAATATCTTTGATCGACACGAACGAGCCCTGCCCGACCTGAGCGACAACATCAAGTGCGGCAATTCACTGATCGGCAGCGACTTCTACACCGGCCGGCAATCGGGCATGTTCGACGACGAGGAGCAGTATCGAATCAACGCGTTTGATTGGCACATAGGGTTCGAGGAAGTCACGGAAGACGGTGGGTTTGATGCGGTGATCGGGAACCCGCCGTACTTCAACGTAGACGACACTTGGGGCAAGGGCGATCCTCGCGCCGCATATCTCAAACGTGCTTACCCACATGTCTATCGTGACAAAACCGACATCCTCTTCTACTTTCTAGCTCGGTCGGTGGCGTTACGAAGCGCAACGGTGATGTTTATCGTATCTCGAGCTTTCCTAGAAGCATACAAGGCTGATGGCCTACGAGGATTCTTGGCCAGAGAGGCCGACATTGATCATGTTATTGATCTTCGAGATTACAATGTATTTCAGGGAGTAGGGATAACTACCGCGATTATTAAGCTTGTCCAAAGCGAGACAGTCCCTATAGCATCGTTCAGGCGGCTGCAATCAAGCCAACGCTCTGAGGTGCGAACGCTTGCACTAGACTGCATGGACGCGTTTGCCACTGTGGACGTGCCGCAAGCACGTTTGGGTGCGGAGCCTTGGGTCTTTGGAACCTCCCGTATCCAAGGCCTTTTAGACAAGTTAGACAACGCTGGAGACCCAGTCGACCGAGTCCTACTTATTGGTAAAGGGATGGAAACCGGCCGAAATGGTGTCTTCGGCAAGCTTAATGACCATCTGATGGCGTCTTGGGGCGTACCCGAAGAGCTTGTTTATACGCGGGCCCGCAATTCTGACATCCAGCGATACAGCATTCACGATAGCGGTGAAAAGCTACTGTACTTGGAAGAAGTAGACACCTTTGAAGAATTGCCGGCAGCGGTACAATCTCACCTTCTATCTGCCGAATCTCAACTAAAGAAGCGTGCCGCGTATGTAAGAGGTGACTGCGACTGGTGGAGATATACTTGGCCGCTTCACGCTGAATGGCATAAGCGGCGCAAGCTGTATTGTCCCTACCTCGCGAACGAAAATCGATTCGCGCCAGACTTTGACAATAGGTTCTTGGGACTTACCGATACAACAGTGTTGTTCGATAATGACCAGGGCGAGGATCTGCTGTACATATTAGGCATTTTGAATTCACGGGTCATGACATTTCGTTTTCGGTACATTGGAAAGCTCAAGAGCGGCGGCATTCTTGAGTACTTTTGGAATTCGGTTTCTCGTCTTCCCATTCGGCGTATTGACGTTGATGACGCGACTGATGTAGCTCACCACAATCAAATGGTTGAACTCGTCCAGTCCATGCTCAACATGAATCGGCGGCTCCACGGTGACGAGGGCACCAGGCTAACCCCCCAAGAGCGCCGCGTCCTTGAGAGCCGACTCTCCGCGACCGACCGCGAGATCGAACTGCTAGTCCACAAGCTCTACGGCCTGACCGACGAAGAGACCGCCATCGTCGAGGAGGCGATCTCGTAG
- a CDS encoding CerR family C-terminal domain-containing protein, whose protein sequence is MHAAGEEFAAVGFRAASVRAICDAAGANVSGVKYHFGSKERLYLAVWAVAAEQMVSAEPMPRLADEIDPRVALRKLVAWFMRLVLTESESHPWAGRLLAHETVTPTPGALDMFVQHCAGPIKDEMSRVVRAVVGRKLGRKTHDDLVYGVIALCVNAKHSREILTLLGHPPPTTKAGINRMAATLAEFAIRGLDGFVDDAKAQEGPA, encoded by the coding sequence TTGCACGCTGCCGGCGAGGAATTTGCCGCGGTTGGCTTCCGGGCGGCGAGCGTCCGGGCGATCTGCGATGCCGCAGGGGCCAACGTCTCGGGCGTGAAGTACCACTTCGGCTCCAAAGAGCGCCTGTACCTGGCAGTGTGGGCCGTCGCGGCGGAACAGATGGTGTCTGCCGAGCCCATGCCACGGCTCGCAGACGAGATCGATCCACGCGTTGCGTTGCGCAAGCTCGTTGCGTGGTTCATGCGGCTCGTCCTGACCGAAAGCGAATCGCACCCCTGGGCGGGCCGGCTTCTTGCCCACGAGACGGTCACGCCTACGCCCGGCGCGCTCGACATGTTCGTGCAGCATTGCGCCGGCCCGATCAAGGACGAGATGTCGCGGGTCGTCCGAGCCGTCGTCGGACGGAAGCTCGGCCGGAAGACGCACGACGATCTTGTCTACGGCGTCATCGCGCTTTGCGTGAACGCGAAGCACAGCCGCGAAATCCTGACGCTGCTCGGGCACCCGCCCCCAACCACGAAGGCTGGAATCAACCGCATGGCGGCGACGCTCGCAGAGTTCGCGATCCGTGGCCTCGATGGCTTCGTCGATGACGCCAAGGCGCAGGAAGGACCGGCCTGA